The following are encoded together in the Pseudodesulfovibrio indicus genome:
- a CDS encoding substrate-binding periplasmic protein gives MRTSRFHTLSQTALWAALGFLLLLPGQARAKELRVLAELTARSARIENGNLTGWAVEIVQEIMDRSGIHAEIEPTPWARGYSVALARPDVALFPTTRTKERDALFHWVGPIFRVQWSFMARKGSGIVIRSLDDARQVRAIGTYINDARDRFLEDHGFTNLERSASEDSIYRKLEYGRLDLIVGSNTGLAGIAETAGVDPENFVEVFPLKEVDLYIALSHATAPETVTAWQKAFEGMRADGTFKRIIQRWFPGLKPPTDTRCPWLGNNR, from the coding sequence ATGCGCACCTCCCGGTTTCACACACTGTCTCAGACCGCGCTGTGGGCGGCTTTGGGCTTCCTCCTGCTCCTGCCCGGCCAGGCGCGGGCCAAGGAATTGCGGGTTCTGGCCGAGCTGACCGCGCGCTCCGCACGCATCGAAAACGGCAACCTCACAGGCTGGGCCGTGGAAATCGTGCAGGAGATCATGGACCGGTCCGGCATCCACGCGGAGATCGAACCCACGCCGTGGGCGCGGGGCTACTCTGTCGCCCTGGCGAGGCCCGACGTGGCCCTGTTCCCCACCACCCGGACCAAGGAGCGCGACGCCCTGTTCCACTGGGTGGGGCCGATCTTCCGCGTGCAGTGGAGTTTCATGGCCCGCAAGGGATCGGGCATCGTCATCCGCAGCCTGGACGACGCGCGCCAGGTCCGGGCCATAGGCACCTATATCAACGACGCCCGCGACCGGTTCCTGGAGGACCACGGCTTCACCAACCTGGAACGGTCCGCCAGCGAAGACAGCATCTACCGCAAGCTGGAGTACGGGAGGCTGGACCTCATCGTGGGCAGCAACACCGGATTGGCGGGCATTGCCGAGACGGCCGGGGTGGACCCGGAGAATTTCGTGGAGGTCTTCCCGCTCAAGGAGGTGGACCTCTACATCGCCCTGTCGCACGCCACCGCGCCCGAGACCGTGACCGCCTGGCAGAAGGCGTTCGAGGGGATGAGGGCGGACGGGACGTTCAAGCGGATCATCCAGCGCTGGTTCCCCGGCCTGAAGCCGCCCACGGACACGCGCTGTCCCTGGCTCGGCAACAACCGATAG